One window from the genome of Blastopirellula retiformator encodes:
- a CDS encoding CBM96 family carbohydrate-binding protein, with translation MTTHQNLREFRELCDTSIENRATPEQLARLEKLFLESPELRREFVEMTHLHACLTSVGRDGGWSQTLAAAKEQADVHRGQRAARSPIFAGPAALGGWAAALALGVMFFFLFVGKDAAPPEAFATIASTPVTRWEWASLPTVDQSRVAAGRVLLAEGMSTFEFDNGAVIELEGPADFELIDAMHCRLYYGKIVARMSRPELKGFSIDTPDAVLVDQGTSFGVDVSPHGEAMLQVFEGLVDVKHNLSGEQVSVRGQNAVSISGDQLSQVFDLADAFRRGLKTSLGPQAAVQISTAVGAGGDHWIIRDEEYREGPEDLLMIKFAKSGYSQYDRKIYLRFDLHGLPLDQMTGASLTLTAAATNMGYASRMPDCTFEVYALLDDKQDQWDLQATTWDNAPANVEAANAVAAESTKLVGSFSLPQGQKTGSVVIDLPEMLDVIDRDQNRLLTLIIVPKTGESASGALVHGFAGRTHSTLPPPTLRLFTN, from the coding sequence ATGACCACCCATCAGAACCTCCGGGAATTTCGCGAACTGTGCGATACGTCGATCGAGAACCGAGCGACGCCCGAGCAGCTTGCGCGGCTCGAGAAGTTGTTTCTGGAATCGCCCGAGTTGCGGCGCGAATTCGTCGAGATGACCCACTTGCATGCCTGCCTGACGTCGGTGGGGCGCGATGGGGGCTGGAGCCAGACGCTGGCAGCGGCAAAAGAGCAGGCCGACGTTCACCGCGGACAGCGCGCTGCGCGGTCTCCCATTTTCGCTGGACCAGCGGCGCTCGGCGGCTGGGCCGCCGCCCTGGCGCTGGGCGTGATGTTTTTCTTCCTGTTCGTCGGAAAGGACGCGGCGCCGCCGGAAGCCTTTGCGACGATCGCCTCGACCCCGGTTACGCGATGGGAGTGGGCGAGTTTGCCGACGGTCGACCAATCGCGAGTCGCCGCCGGACGCGTGCTGCTGGCCGAAGGGATGTCGACCTTCGAGTTTGACAATGGCGCCGTGATCGAGTTGGAGGGGCCTGCCGATTTTGAGTTGATCGATGCGATGCACTGTCGTTTGTACTACGGCAAAATCGTTGCGAGAATGTCGCGTCCCGAGTTGAAGGGGTTCTCGATTGACACGCCGGATGCGGTCTTGGTTGATCAAGGGACGAGCTTTGGCGTTGACGTTTCGCCCCACGGAGAGGCGATGCTCCAAGTCTTTGAAGGGCTTGTCGATGTGAAGCACAACCTCAGTGGAGAGCAAGTCTCGGTTCGCGGGCAAAACGCGGTTTCCATCTCCGGCGACCAGTTGTCGCAGGTTTTCGATCTTGCCGACGCGTTCCGCCGTGGCCTGAAAACTTCGCTCGGTCCGCAAGCCGCCGTTCAAATATCGACCGCCGTGGGGGCGGGAGGAGATCATTGGATCATTCGCGACGAAGAGTATCGCGAGGGGCCCGAGGATCTGTTGATGATCAAGTTCGCCAAGTCCGGCTACAGCCAATACGACCGGAAAATCTACCTGCGTTTCGATCTTCACGGTCTTCCGCTTGATCAAATGACGGGCGCGTCGCTGACGTTAACCGCAGCGGCGACCAACATGGGTTACGCGTCGCGTATGCCCGACTGCACCTTCGAGGTATACGCCCTGTTGGATGACAAACAGGACCAGTGGGACCTGCAGGCGACGACCTGGGACAACGCCCCCGCAAACGTCGAAGCAGCAAATGCCGTTGCGGCCGAGTCGACCAAGCTGGTCGGCTCGTTTTCGCTTCCCCAAGGACAAAAGACGGGCTCGGTCGTTATCGATTTGCCCGAGATGCTTGACGTGATCGATCGCGATCAGAATCGTCTGTTGACGCTGATCATCGTTCCAAAAACGGGCGAAAGCGCGTCCGGCGCACTCGTTCATGGATTCGCTGGGCGGACCCATTCCACGTTGCCGCCCCCTACGCTTCGCCTGTTTACTAACTAG
- a CDS encoding helix-turn-helix domain-containing protein has protein sequence MNPPAPNSPKIDPITGRRMVVRTQTALPENLPSFGVAILESHHAPGFVMEWRSHPFIKVQYVLAGRGQIHIGNDSHQVAARDIVIVPAERSNRIEDDPGSPMSLYILCIDKRLLSFDPQVTSVLPHGKQTCQLHFSQRIERRLRRLLYQQWQADPTTSLAMVANALEVLALLTSESIPTSQTSGDLSLEPDVDEVAAYVRHLDSYFFEASTIDDVVKELGMPRRRFTHIFRRLTGQTWLNYVQRKRVDHACQLLEESDRTIASIAFECGFGELSTFYRAFRKIRGVTPKAWRKSHCE, from the coding sequence ATGAACCCGCCAGCCCCCAACTCGCCAAAGATCGACCCCATCACCGGACGGCGAATGGTGGTGCGCACGCAGACGGCCTTGCCCGAGAATCTGCCGAGCTTTGGGGTGGCGATTCTGGAGAGCCACCACGCCCCCGGCTTTGTGATGGAGTGGCGATCGCATCCTTTTATCAAGGTGCAGTACGTGCTGGCCGGGCGGGGGCAGATTCATATCGGCAACGACAGCCACCAGGTGGCCGCACGCGACATCGTGATCGTGCCGGCCGAGCGCAGCAATCGGATCGAGGATGACCCCGGCTCGCCGATGTCGCTCTATATCCTGTGCATCGACAAGCGGCTGCTCAGCTTCGACCCGCAGGTGACGTCGGTGCTGCCGCATGGCAAGCAGACGTGTCAGCTTCACTTCTCGCAGCGGATCGAACGGCGATTGCGGCGGCTCTTGTATCAACAGTGGCAAGCCGACCCGACGACGTCGCTGGCGATGGTCGCCAACGCGCTAGAGGTGCTGGCCCTGCTGACGTCGGAGTCGATCCCCACCAGCCAGACCAGCGGCGATCTGAGCTTGGAGCCGGACGTCGACGAGGTCGCGGCCTACGTGCGGCATCTTGACTCTTACTTCTTTGAGGCGAGCACGATTGACGACGTGGTGAAAGAACTCGGCATGCCGCGGCGCCGCTTCACCCACATCTTCCGCCGCCTGACCGGGCAGACGTGGCTGAACTATGTACAGCGGAAACGCGTCGACCATGCCTGTCAGTTGCTGGAAGAGTCGGACCGCACGATCGCGTCAATCGCGTTCGAGTGCGGCTTCGGCGAATTGTCGACCTTCTATCGGGCCTTTCGCAAGATCCGCGGCGTGACTCCCAAGGCGTGGCGGAAGTCTCACTGCGAATAG
- a CDS encoding sigma-70 family RNA polymerase sigma factor — MTDSANPGRSRQPADGGQDAEFVRLFGQYQHQIYIYLMSLLHDESSADDLFQETMLVLWREFDQYQPGTNFMAWSCTVALNRVRAWRKKRQNERLQFSDEFLEVLSGELDNRQDDLQQRQKALFDCIAKLPEHHRQLIAYRYSAGHAIEEIAQRTQKSVDAVYRVLSRIRQTLRDCASQHTALEEA; from the coding sequence GTGACTGATTCAGCAAATCCAGGGCGATCGCGGCAGCCAGCCGACGGGGGACAAGACGCCGAGTTCGTCCGGCTGTTTGGTCAGTACCAGCATCAAATTTACATCTATTTGATGAGTCTCCTGCATGACGAAAGCTCGGCGGATGACCTGTTTCAAGAGACGATGCTTGTCCTATGGCGTGAATTTGATCAGTACCAGCCGGGGACCAATTTCATGGCCTGGTCCTGCACCGTCGCGTTGAATCGCGTCCGAGCCTGGCGAAAAAAACGCCAGAACGAGCGGCTGCAGTTTTCTGACGAGTTCCTGGAAGTGCTCAGCGGCGAACTCGATAACCGACAAGACGACTTACAGCAGCGTCAGAAGGCGCTATTCGATTGCATCGCCAAGCTGCCGGAACATCATCGCCAGCTGATCGCGTATCGCTACTCGGCCGGTCACGCGATCGAAGAGATCGCCCAGCGGACGCAAAAGTCGGTCGACGCGGTCTATCGCGTGCTGAGTCGAATCCGTCAAACGCTGCGCGATTGCGCTTCGCAACATACCGCACTTGAGGAAGCGTAA
- a CDS encoding BON domain-containing protein: protein MRRFWKVALLAAITLAPASVLNADDADISRQIVEQLNMKKAEGSLKGFNIGLSVENGVVWLEGHVSDQSQHDLAIDIARRISGVEQVVDGVSINRPEQPAIQGVLVSANETLNAPTPATPPRDLQAAPMYADLPRASAGAPLAPQGLRPVPAAVPQTAMAPAAAMPTYSQPEAARPQGQMPRAFAPAGTQDFRYASARMQQPPAAMQPPAYYPTAQGYATPVRYDNPTLPGYAWPAYAAYPNYAALQYPKQYSPAAWPYIGPFYPYPQVPLGWRKVTMEWNKGWWTVDFKARRHGRW, encoded by the coding sequence ATGCGACGGTTTTGGAAAGTAGCGTTACTCGCGGCGATCACGCTCGCCCCGGCTAGCGTCTTGAACGCCGACGACGCGGACATCTCGCGTCAGATCGTCGAGCAACTGAACATGAAGAAGGCGGAAGGCAGCCTGAAGGGCTTCAACATCGGCCTGAGCGTCGAAAACGGCGTCGTCTGGCTGGAAGGGCATGTCTCGGACCAGTCGCAGCACGACCTGGCGATCGACATTGCCCGCCGCATCAGCGGTGTGGAGCAAGTGGTGGACGGCGTGTCGATCAATCGACCGGAGCAGCCGGCCATTCAAGGCGTGTTGGTTTCAGCCAACGAAACGCTGAACGCCCCGACGCCGGCAACGCCGCCGCGTGATCTGCAGGCCGCGCCAATGTACGCCGACTTGCCGCGAGCCTCGGCTGGCGCTCCGCTGGCGCCGCAAGGTCTGCGTCCGGTTCCGGCCGCCGTGCCGCAAACGGCGATGGCCCCGGCTGCCGCGATGCCGACCTACTCGCAGCCGGAAGCGGCTCGCCCGCAGGGGCAGATGCCGCGTGCTTTCGCCCCGGCCGGAACGCAAGACTTCCGCTACGCCTCGGCCCGCATGCAACAGCCGCCGGCCGCAATGCAGCCGCCTGCTTACTATCCGACCGCCCAGGGTTACGCGACGCCGGTGCGTTACGACAACCCGACGCTGCCGGGCTACGCTTGGCCAGCTTACGCGGCCTACCCGAACTACGCCGCGTTGCAGTACCCGAAACAGTACTCGCCGGCTGCCTGGCCTTACATTGGCCCGTTCTACCCGTACCCGCAAGTTCCGCTCGGCTGGCGTAAGGTCACCATGGAATGGAACAAGGGCTGGTGGACGGTCGATTTCAAGGCTCGCCGTCACGGCCGCTGGTAA